The Cololabis saira isolate AMF1-May2022 chromosome 20, fColSai1.1, whole genome shotgun sequence genome includes a window with the following:
- the LOC133420737 gene encoding low affinity immunoglobulin gamma Fc region receptor II-a-like, whose product MKETAFMFLLWMTVWDSATVCVTVSPDRSQFFKYGTFSVSCEDEDAGPAGWRVMKRMKDGQGRWYPSPWSVPAAFPATDSGVYWCESEQGAAGEEVNITVTDGPVILQTPVRPLTEGNNLTLNCRCQTAAAAGKAAADFYKDGVLVKTSLTRNMTIPNVSFSDQGLYRCEIVGLGESPESWLTVRAPPAGEDPPSLPSVLVLLRHLIVGTPYLLSTVLLGLIYNDRKQQRERRATLVTQTRDVIMQIVP is encoded by the exons ggATGACTGTGTGGGATTCTGCTACAG TCTGCGTCACAGTTTCCCCTGATAGATCTCAGTTCTTTAAATACGGCACGTTCTCTGTGAGCTGCGAGGACGAGGACGCGGGGCCGGCTGGCTGGAGGGTGATGAAGAGGATGAAGGACGGACAG GGGCGTTGGTATCCGTCCCCGTGGTCCGTCCCTGCAGCCTTCCCCGCCACAGATAGCGGCGTTTACTGGTGTGAAAGTGAGCAGGGAGCAGCGGGAGAGGAGGTCAACATCACCGTCACGG ACGGTCCAGTGATCCTGCAGACTCCGGTCCGTCCTCTGACGGAGGGGAATAATCTGACCCTGAACTGCAGATGCCAAACAGCAGCGGCTGCCGGGAAAGCTGCAGCGGATTTCTACAAAGACGGCGTCCTCGTCAAGACCAGCCTCACGAGAAACATGACGATTCCCAACGTTTCCTTTTCTGATCAAGGACTTTACAGATGTGAAATCGTTGGGTTGGGAGAATCTCCAGAGAGCTGGCTGACTGTCAGAG cgccacctgcaggcGAGGACCCTCCATCACTTCCATCTGTCTTGGTATTGCTGCGTCACCTGATAGTGGGGACTCCTTACCTGCTGTCCACCGTCTTACTGGGACTCATTTACAACGACAGGAAGCAACAGAGAG agCGACGGGCCACTCTGGTGACACAAACACGCGACGTCATCATGCAGATCGTCCCGTGA